One segment of Capnocytophaga sp. oral taxon 878 DNA contains the following:
- a CDS encoding glutamine synthetase III, translated as MLRFTALTTAQNRKPVAVPENGKRSELFAQNVFNEEAMRQLMTRDAFAAVMNAIHNGTKIDRRVADQVATAMRDWAISKGATHYTHWFQPLTGGTAEKHDAFFEPVTRDRAIERFGGGQLVQQESDASSFPNGGIRNTFEARGYTAWDPSSPPFVYGTVLCIPTIFIAYTGEALDNKTPLLKALSAIDQAATEVAHYFDKNVTKVTTTLGCEQEYFLIDKALANTRPDLMITGRTLLGHQAAKGQQLDDHYLGAIPTRVLAFMRDLEQECLLLGIPVKTRHNEVAPNQFELAPIFEEANLAVDQNSLLMDVMRKVAERHDFVILFHEKPFAGVNGSGKHNNWSLVTDTGVNLLAPSKTPIKNLQFLTFFICTIKAVCEYEPLLRASVASATNDYRLGANEAPPAIVSVFIGEQLTQLLDALEVSSDNLSPEEKTELKLNVVGKIPDLFLDTTDRNRTSSFAFTGNKFEFRAVGSKANCGKPTMVLCTIVAQQLTEFKKAVDALIEEGKKKEDAIFKVLRRYIKESKKIRFEGDGYSKEWEEEAARRGLSNHKTTPEALKENISEKAVALFESTGVLSKVELLARYEIALEEYVKTVQIESRVLGDIALNHVVPTAVRYQNTLIENVKGLKEIFGDSYQEVAAEQMELIRHISEHIKVIHSQVEAMVEARKHANHLPDFEAKANAYCNEVKPFFEVIRYHCDKLELMVDDELWTLTKYRELLFN; from the coding sequence ATGTTACGATTCACCGCTCTCACTACCGCACAAAACCGCAAACCGGTGGCGGTACCCGAAAATGGCAAACGCTCCGAACTGTTTGCCCAAAATGTATTCAACGAAGAGGCTATGCGCCAACTGATGACCCGCGATGCCTTTGCCGCTGTAATGAACGCCATTCACAATGGCACTAAAATCGACCGCCGCGTAGCCGACCAAGTGGCGACCGCTATGCGCGATTGGGCAATCTCCAAAGGCGCTACCCATTACACCCACTGGTTCCAACCTCTTACAGGGGGTACTGCCGAAAAACACGACGCTTTCTTTGAGCCCGTTACCCGCGACCGCGCTATCGAACGCTTCGGCGGCGGACAGCTGGTTCAACAAGAATCCGATGCTTCCAGCTTCCCCAATGGCGGTATCCGCAATACTTTTGAGGCACGTGGCTACACAGCTTGGGATCCTTCTTCACCGCCTTTTGTATATGGCACTGTGCTTTGTATCCCTACTATCTTCATCGCCTATACCGGCGAAGCGTTGGATAACAAAACGCCCTTGCTTAAAGCCCTTAGCGCTATCGATCAAGCAGCTACCGAGGTAGCCCATTATTTCGACAAGAATGTGACCAAAGTAACCACTACCTTAGGCTGTGAACAAGAGTACTTCCTCATCGATAAAGCCCTTGCCAATACCCGCCCCGATTTGATGATTACCGGCAGAACCCTCTTAGGGCATCAAGCGGCTAAGGGGCAACAGTTAGATGACCATTATTTAGGGGCAATTCCTACCCGTGTGTTGGCTTTTATGCGCGATTTGGAACAAGAGTGCCTATTGCTCGGGATCCCCGTCAAAACGCGCCATAATGAAGTCGCGCCTAATCAGTTTGAGTTGGCGCCTATCTTTGAAGAAGCCAACCTTGCTGTCGATCAAAACTCACTGCTAATGGATGTGATGCGCAAGGTAGCCGAGCGCCACGATTTTGTCATCCTATTCCACGAAAAACCCTTTGCAGGAGTGAATGGCTCTGGTAAGCATAATAACTGGTCATTAGTTACTGATACAGGCGTAAACCTCTTGGCACCCAGCAAAACACCTATCAAGAACCTGCAATTCCTCACTTTCTTCATCTGTACTATCAAGGCAGTATGTGAATACGAGCCTTTGTTAAGAGCCTCGGTAGCATCAGCGACTAATGATTACCGATTAGGTGCTAACGAAGCCCCTCCTGCCATAGTATCGGTATTTATAGGCGAACAGCTTACCCAATTGTTAGATGCCTTAGAAGTATCCTCCGATAACCTATCTCCCGAAGAAAAAACAGAACTCAAACTGAATGTAGTAGGTAAAATACCCGACCTCTTCCTCGATACTACCGACCGCAACCGGACTTCGTCTTTTGCCTTTACGGGTAACAAGTTCGAGTTCCGCGCAGTGGGTTCTAAAGCCAACTGTGGCAAGCCTACAATGGTGCTCTGCACTATCGTAGCCCAACAGCTCACCGAGTTTAAAAAAGCAGTTGATGCCCTTATAGAAGAAGGGAAGAAGAAAGAAGATGCGATTTTTAAAGTATTGCGCCGCTACATCAAGGAAAGTAAGAAAATACGCTTTGAAGGCGATGGTTATAGCAAAGAATGGGAAGAGGAAGCTGCCCGTCGCGGTTTGAGTAATCATAAAACTACTCCTGAGGCACTGAAAGAAAACATCAGTGAGAAGGCTGTGGCTTTGTTTGAAAGTACAGGCGTACTGAGCAAAGTAGAGCTTTTGGCGCGTTATGAAATTGCCTTAGAAGAATATGTAAAAACGGTACAGATAGAATCGCGTGTGCTGGGCGATATCGCACTGAACCACGTGGTACCAACAGCAGTGCGCTACCAAAACACGCTTATTGAAAACGTGAAAGGCTTAAAAGAAATATTTGGCGATAGCTATCAAGAAGTAGCAGCCGAGCAAATGGAGCTCATACGCCATATTTCCGAGCATATCAAGGTTATTCACAGCCAGGTGGAGGCAATGGTAGAGGCGCGCAAGCACGCTAACCACCTTCCCGACTTTGAAGCCAAAGCTAATGCCTATTGCAATGAGGTAAAACCTTTCTTTGAGGTAATACGCTACCATTGCGATAAGCTTGAACTTATGGTAGATGATGAGCTTTGGACACTCACCAAATACCGCGAACTGTTATTTAATTAG
- a CDS encoding NAD(P)H-binding protein, producing MKALIIGATGATGKDLLLQLLEDDAYREIHSFVRKDNGFRHPKLRTHLVDFDRIEQWAELVCGEVAFCCLGTTLAVAGSKEAQWRVDYDYQYAFAQQCYKNGVGRFVLVSAAGAKAESKLFYNRMKGALEEAVKGLGFECLLIFQPSILIRPKSNRGGENITVKVISFLNKLGILRRYKPMPTAILAERMRKEAATAPNGIHTFTLDEIFLK from the coding sequence ATGAAGGCTCTGATTATTGGTGCTACAGGTGCCACTGGGAAAGATTTATTGTTACAACTTTTAGAAGATGATGCTTATAGGGAAATACATAGCTTTGTGCGTAAGGACAATGGCTTTAGACACCCTAAACTAAGGACTCATTTGGTTGATTTTGATAGGATTGAACAATGGGCAGAGTTGGTTTGTGGTGAGGTAGCCTTCTGCTGTTTGGGGACTACCTTGGCGGTGGCTGGTAGCAAGGAGGCACAATGGCGGGTGGATTACGACTATCAGTACGCTTTTGCGCAGCAGTGTTATAAGAATGGGGTAGGGCGCTTTGTGCTGGTATCGGCAGCGGGAGCTAAGGCAGAGTCTAAACTGTTTTATAACCGTATGAAAGGAGCGTTGGAGGAGGCTGTTAAGGGGCTTGGGTTTGAGTGCTTGCTTATTTTTCAGCCCTCTATCCTTATTCGCCCTAAGAGCAATAGAGGAGGAGAGAATATTACTGTAAAAGTTATTAGTTTTTTAAACAAATTGGGCATTCTGCGGCGCTATAAACCTATGCCTACCGCTATTCTTGCCGAGAGAATGCGTAAAGAAGCTGCTACTGCCCCTAATGGGATACATACTTTTACATTAGATGAGATATTTTTAAAATAA
- a CDS encoding YwqG family protein: MTPTQTQIEQLITHLNATTQREVIRISLSLANHLALTDSKVGGLPYIPQGGSLPTSAQGKPLFMLAQINCEQLPENNLYPQKGLLQFWIADTEDFMYGLDLDHPCSNNTKRVLYYPNIGNALPVDKFIDHYTFESGYLPFDVGLEFAMDFSKDTETISLSEGDAYRFFVRKWNETFSDTIRNLSYLPNDTCEEIYNLVDDETGHKIGGYPYFTQADPRKEKDPHTFLLLQIHSNLIDNAEIMWGDYGVANFFISPKDLASCKFDDVLYNWDCS; the protein is encoded by the coding sequence ATGACCCCAACACAAACCCAAATCGAGCAACTCATCACCCACCTCAACGCCACCACACAGCGTGAAGTAATCCGCATTTCGCTATCCTTAGCCAATCACTTAGCCCTTACCGATAGCAAAGTGGGCGGACTCCCCTACATCCCCCAAGGTGGCTCCCTCCCTACCTCTGCCCAGGGCAAACCCCTCTTTATGCTCGCACAAATCAACTGCGAGCAATTGCCCGAAAACAATCTATACCCCCAAAAAGGACTCTTACAGTTTTGGATTGCCGATACCGAAGATTTTATGTATGGCTTAGATCTTGACCACCCTTGTAGCAATAATACCAAAAGAGTCTTGTATTACCCCAATATTGGCAATGCACTGCCTGTAGATAAGTTTATCGATCACTATACCTTTGAAAGCGGATACTTGCCTTTTGATGTTGGCTTGGAATTTGCTATGGATTTTAGTAAAGATACTGAAACAATCTCACTTAGTGAGGGTGATGCTTATAGGTTTTTCGTCAGAAAGTGGAATGAAACTTTTTCCGATACTATAAGAAATTTGTCCTATTTACCTAATGATACTTGTGAGGAAATCTATAATTTGGTTGATGATGAAACAGGACATAAAATAGGTGGCTATCCTTACTTTACCCAAGCCGATCCTCGCAAAGAAAAAGACCCTCATACCTTCCTACTGCTCCAAATACATAGCAATCTGATAGATAATGCCGAGATTATGTGGGGCGATTACGGCGTAGCCAATTTCTTTATCAGTCCTAAAGATTTAGCCTCCTGCAAATTCGATGACGTTCTCTATAACTGGGATTGCAGCTAA
- a CDS encoding NAD(P)H-dependent oxidoreductase, protein MNVLIINGHPTMETSNANKAILEEVKRLLPEAEVSNLQALYPNYQIDVTAEQAKLVRADVIVWQFPVNWYSLPALLKKWLDNVFSHGFAYGDNKLMGKKLILSFTTGAPEEAYQHGGAQNYPFTDFLNIHRQTANHCKLLFQEPVISYGMKYIPEVMPKEALTTLQQRAKDHAARLVAQIKELS, encoded by the coding sequence ATGAATGTTTTAATTATCAACGGGCATCCTACTATGGAGACGTCTAACGCCAACAAGGCTATTTTAGAAGAAGTAAAACGCTTGCTCCCTGAGGCTGAAGTAAGTAACTTGCAAGCTCTCTACCCTAACTATCAAATTGATGTAACTGCCGAACAAGCTAAACTTGTAAGAGCAGATGTAATTGTATGGCAATTCCCTGTGAATTGGTATTCGCTTCCTGCCTTGCTGAAAAAATGGTTAGACAACGTGTTTTCACACGGCTTTGCTTATGGCGACAACAAGCTGATGGGCAAGAAACTTATCCTTTCTTTCACCACCGGAGCACCTGAAGAGGCTTACCAACACGGTGGCGCACAGAACTATCCGTTTACCGATTTTCTCAACATTCACCGCCAAACTGCCAATCACTGCAAACTGCTTTTCCAAGAGCCTGTAATCTCTTATGGAATGAAGTACATTCCAGAGGTAATGCCCAAAGAAGCACTTACAACCTTACAACAAAGAGCCAAAGATCACGCCGCTCGATTGGTTGCGCAAATCAAAGAATTAAGCTAA
- a CDS encoding VOC family protein: protein MKLNAGIITEKLAESKAFYTQVLQFGVTFENDFYLLLHTPNHEAEISFLLPNHSSQQPLFQKPFTQQGVYLTIEVENVDEYYHSLKEQGVPIAIDLREEPWGDRHFAIIDPNGIGIDIVTYSAPE from the coding sequence ATGAAATTAAACGCAGGTATTATTACTGAGAAATTAGCTGAGAGCAAGGCTTTCTACACCCAAGTATTGCAATTTGGCGTTACTTTTGAAAACGACTTTTATTTGCTGTTGCACACCCCCAATCACGAGGCAGAAATTAGTTTTTTGTTGCCTAACCACTCTTCGCAACAGCCTCTCTTCCAAAAACCTTTTACCCAACAGGGTGTATACCTCACCATTGAAGTAGAGAATGTAGATGAGTATTACCACAGCCTAAAAGAGCAGGGCGTACCCATTGCCATAGACTTACGCGAAGAGCCTTGGGGCGACCGCCATTTTGCTATTATAGACCCTAACGGCATCGGTATTGATATCGTAACCTATTCCGCACCTGAATAA
- the dnaG gene encoding DNA primase — MISKNTIDKVYDQMRVEEVIGDFVQLKRSGANYKGLSPFSNERTPSFMVSPVKQIWKDFSSGKGGNAIAFLMEHEHFTYPEAIRYLAKKYHIDIEETEQSNEEKAQADERESLYVVSEYAQQYFQDNLTSTEAGKAIALTYFKERGFTDETIQKFRLGFSLDEWTAFTDTALAKGYQLEYMVKTGLTGVNAEGKHFDRFKGRVMFPIHSMSGRVLGFGGRILTNDKKQAKYLNSPESDIYHKSKVLYGIFFAKQAIAKADNCYLVEGYTDVIQMHQKGIENVVASSGTALTQDQIRLIHRLTPNITVLYDGDAAGLRASIRGVDLILEQGMNVKVCTFPDGDDPDSFARKTAYEDLLAYLQQNATDFIRFKASLLMQEAQNDPIKKAQTIRDMVESISKIPDPIKREVYVQECASIMQISEQVLFTTLSQILKKDLYEGQKVERKQPTMQVIKTPEENKKRTVNRLEVLEHDLIKNLLLYGSRECVFLDTILVEEEDGSLKEQQIQQNLKVYEKIFLELQEDEIEFANPNFKQIYQLLMDKLAQNPHYDVNRIANELPVDLSEQVSNLLMEDENRQLNKWEHRDIIAKDKDAHINDAISDIILNIRALLVRHLINTTSEQLPQATDEQRRELLETIMNYIQLQKILAKRLNVVVNY, encoded by the coding sequence GTGATATCAAAAAACACCATCGATAAAGTATATGACCAAATGCGCGTTGAGGAAGTCATCGGCGATTTCGTTCAACTCAAGCGCTCCGGTGCCAATTACAAAGGCTTAAGTCCCTTCTCCAATGAGCGGACACCCAGCTTTATGGTCTCTCCCGTAAAGCAAATATGGAAAGACTTCAGTAGTGGCAAAGGCGGGAATGCCATCGCATTCCTTATGGAACACGAGCACTTCACCTACCCCGAAGCCATCCGCTATTTGGCTAAAAAATACCATATCGATATTGAAGAAACCGAGCAATCCAATGAGGAAAAAGCACAAGCCGATGAGCGCGAAAGCCTCTATGTAGTCTCAGAGTACGCCCAACAGTACTTCCAAGATAACCTCACCAGTACCGAAGCTGGCAAAGCCATAGCACTTACTTACTTCAAAGAACGTGGCTTTACCGATGAAACCATTCAAAAATTCCGATTAGGCTTTTCATTAGATGAGTGGACAGCCTTTACCGATACCGCCCTCGCCAAAGGATACCAGCTGGAGTATATGGTCAAAACAGGTCTCACAGGCGTAAATGCCGAAGGCAAACACTTCGACCGCTTCAAAGGACGCGTAATGTTCCCCATACACTCTATGAGCGGACGCGTATTGGGCTTCGGAGGGCGCATCCTTACCAACGATAAAAAGCAAGCCAAATACCTCAACTCCCCCGAAAGTGATATCTATCACAAAAGCAAAGTCCTCTACGGCATCTTCTTTGCCAAGCAAGCCATCGCCAAAGCCGATAACTGCTATCTGGTTGAAGGCTATACCGATGTGATCCAAATGCACCAAAAAGGCATCGAAAATGTAGTAGCTTCTAGCGGTACAGCCCTCACACAGGATCAAATACGCCTCATTCACCGCCTTACCCCCAACATCACTGTACTCTACGATGGCGATGCCGCAGGCTTGCGCGCCTCCATTCGCGGGGTCGACCTCATCTTGGAACAGGGTATGAATGTGAAGGTATGCACCTTCCCCGATGGCGATGACCCCGATAGCTTCGCTCGCAAAACCGCCTATGAAGATTTGCTTGCCTACTTACAACAAAACGCTACCGATTTCATCCGCTTTAAAGCCTCCCTCTTAATGCAAGAGGCTCAAAACGACCCTATCAAAAAAGCACAAACCATACGCGATATGGTAGAGAGCATCTCCAAAATACCCGACCCTATCAAGCGAGAGGTATATGTACAGGAGTGTGCCTCAATTATGCAAATATCCGAACAAGTGCTTTTTACTACACTGTCACAAATACTCAAAAAAGACCTTTATGAAGGACAAAAAGTAGAGCGCAAGCAGCCTACTATGCAGGTAATAAAAACCCCAGAAGAAAACAAAAAACGCACCGTAAATAGGCTGGAGGTATTGGAACACGACCTGATAAAAAACCTCCTTCTATACGGCAGCCGCGAGTGTGTTTTTCTTGATACTATTCTTGTCGAAGAAGAAGACGGTAGCCTCAAAGAACAACAAATACAGCAAAACCTTAAAGTGTATGAAAAAATATTCCTTGAGCTACAAGAAGATGAAATAGAGTTCGCCAACCCCAATTTCAAACAAATATACCAGCTGCTAATGGATAAATTAGCACAAAACCCTCATTATGATGTGAACCGCATCGCCAATGAACTTCCAGTAGACCTTAGTGAGCAAGTATCCAACCTGCTTATGGAAGATGAAAACCGACAGCTAAACAAGTGGGAACACCGCGATATCATAGCCAAGGACAAAGATGCTCATATCAATGATGCTATTTCCGATATCATACTCAATATACGTGCTTTATTGGTGCGCCACCTTATAAACACTACCAGTGAGCAGCTTCCACAAGCCACCGATGAACAGAGGCGTGAGCTGCTGGAAACCATAATGAATTATATCCAATTACAGAAAATATTGGCTAAACGCCTTAATGTAGTGGTTAATTATTAA
- a CDS encoding EVE domain-containing protein: MKKRPIKYWIIVASKDHVQMGVAGGFAQACHGKAQPLKRMQEGDGILYYSSKRYFGKEDKCQAFTAIGRVKDEEVYAFQMSENFRPFRRNITFVDCEETPIADLIELLEFIPNKKAWGYPFRFGILEISENDFKLIASKMLHNDLSALNF; this comes from the coding sequence ATGAAAAAGAGACCTATCAAATATTGGATTATCGTGGCGAGCAAAGACCACGTACAAATGGGCGTTGCGGGAGGATTTGCCCAAGCTTGCCACGGAAAGGCACAGCCTTTGAAGCGTATGCAGGAGGGAGACGGTATTCTCTATTACTCTTCCAAACGCTATTTTGGAAAGGAAGACAAATGCCAAGCCTTCACGGCTATTGGCAGAGTGAAAGACGAGGAAGTCTATGCCTTTCAGATGAGTGAAAATTTCCGTCCGTTTAGGAGAAATATTACTTTTGTAGACTGCGAAGAAACGCCCATAGCCGACCTTATCGAGCTATTGGAGTTTATCCCCAACAAAAAAGCGTGGGGATATCCTTTTCGATTTGGTATTTTGGAAATATCCGAGAACGATTTTAAACTTATAGCCTCTAAAATGTTACACAATGACCTCTCAGCACTCAATTTTTAG
- a CDS encoding MarR family winged helix-turn-helix transcriptional regulator, which translates to MTSQHSIFSLRAEESSGLLLWQVSMLWQRGIKKVLQPFDLTHPQFVLLASAQWFAQQGKEITQVSLANFTKIDPMTTSQVVRTLQSKNLITREEHKTDTRAKVVAITDKGAELIAQAVAKVEAFDDEFFSILATEQPSFNAQLHKLLTN; encoded by the coding sequence ATGACCTCTCAGCACTCAATTTTTAGTTTAAGAGCCGAAGAAAGCTCAGGGCTTTTACTTTGGCAAGTAAGTATGTTATGGCAACGCGGAATCAAAAAAGTGTTGCAACCTTTCGACCTCACACATCCCCAGTTTGTACTCTTGGCGAGTGCCCAGTGGTTCGCCCAACAAGGAAAGGAAATCACACAGGTATCTTTGGCAAATTTCACTAAGATAGACCCAATGACTACCTCACAAGTGGTGCGCACTTTGCAGAGCAAAAACCTCATTACAAGGGAAGAACACAAGACCGACACCCGCGCCAAAGTAGTTGCTATCACCGATAAAGGTGCCGAACTCATTGCGCAAGCCGTCGCTAAGGTCGAGGCTTTCGACGATGAATTTTTCAGTATTTTGGCAACCGAACAGCCCTCGTTCAACGCTCAACTGCACAAACTTTTAACGAATTAA
- a CDS encoding helix-turn-helix domain-containing protein has protein sequence MQSVIPAEEKEVTYTEFLPCEALRSFIYCYWELKSPLRNTPFFYRVVADGCIDLFFDCNAPQMSSLMGYCNTYIEFPITGAFHYVGVRFLPSAFPLLFGQDAFEISAQEIPLRDVVPALATFIAEQLEVPLSLATIAQHLDNYFLRHLSQRPLQMDNRFFSALLQILQSKGTMHISQLDTGISTRQLLRLFDYYIGDSPKTFSNIVRFQHILSAKAYHNHSFLDTYYDQAHFIKSFKTFYGDTPSKVLG, from the coding sequence ATGCAATCGGTTATACCTGCGGAAGAAAAAGAGGTTACTTATACCGAGTTTCTTCCGTGTGAGGCTTTGCGCTCATTTATCTATTGCTATTGGGAACTGAAATCACCTCTGCGTAACACGCCTTTCTTTTACCGAGTAGTTGCCGATGGTTGTATAGACCTATTTTTTGACTGCAACGCCCCGCAGATGAGTTCCCTTATGGGCTATTGCAATACATACATAGAGTTTCCTATAACGGGGGCTTTCCACTATGTAGGGGTGCGCTTTCTGCCCAGTGCTTTTCCGCTGCTTTTTGGTCAGGATGCTTTTGAAATCAGTGCACAAGAAATCCCTTTGCGCGACGTTGTGCCTGCACTGGCTACTTTTATAGCCGAACAATTGGAAGTTCCTCTTTCGTTAGCTACCATAGCACAACATTTGGACAACTATTTTCTCCGCCACCTATCACAACGCCCTTTGCAAATGGACAACCGATTTTTCTCGGCACTTTTGCAGATATTACAGAGCAAAGGCACGATGCACATCAGTCAGTTAGATACTGGCATCAGTACCCGACAGTTGCTCCGTCTTTTCGACTACTACATAGGTGATAGTCCTAAGACTTTTAGCAATATTGTGCGCTTCCAACATATACTAAGTGCAAAAGCCTATCACAACCATTCTTTTTTAGACACTTATTACGACCAAGCCCATTTTATCAAATCGTTTAAAACATTCTATGGCGATACGCCGAGTAAGGTGTTAGGCTGA
- a CDS encoding immunity 17 family protein: MENLTPNFFENPATIFLIAAIVLIIFVIGIILDKDWAVFIIRKSGFTFYIASLGRKAVRIYQGIGFTIGAIAALFLFAYYSGYFNK; encoded by the coding sequence ATGGAAAATCTAACACCAAATTTTTTTGAAAATCCAGCTACTATTTTCCTTATTGCAGCGATTGTACTTATTATCTTTGTAATAGGTATTATCTTAGATAAGGATTGGGCAGTTTTTATTATAAGAAAATCAGGATTTACCTTTTACATTGCCTCGTTAGGTAGAAAAGCCGTGCGCATCTATCAAGGGATTGGTTTTACCATAGGTGCTATTGCAGCTTTATTTCTATTTGCTTATTATTCAGGATATTTTAACAAATAA
- a CDS encoding VOC family protein — MKLNAGIITEKLAESKAFYTQVLQFGVTFENDFYLLLHTPNQEAEISFLLPNHPSQQPLFQKPFTQQGVYLTIEVENVDDYYHKLKEQGVPIAIALREEPWGDRHFAIIDPNGIGIDIVTYSAPE, encoded by the coding sequence ATGAAATTAAACGCAGGTATTATCACCGAGAAATTAGCCGAGAGCAAGGCTTTCTACACCCAAGTATTGCAATTTGGCGTTACTTTTGAAAACGACTTTTATTTGCTATTGCACACCCCTAATCAGGAGGCGGAAATTAGTTTTTTGTTGCCTAATCACCCTTCACAACAGCCTCTCTTCCAAAAACCTTTTACCCAACAGGGTGTATACCTCACCATTGAAGTAGAGAATGTAGACGACTATTACCACAAGTTAAAAGAGCAGGGTGTACCCATCGCCATAGCGCTTCGCGAAGAGCCTTGGGGTGACCGCCATTTTGCCATTATAGACCCTAACGGTATCGGTATTGATATAGTAACCTATTCCGCACCTGAGTAA
- a CDS encoding SDR family oxidoreductase — MKKIVLITGATSGIGKETALLLVQKGFLVYGTARNTDHHNLPFRLLPMDVRNEASVQAAVQQIIAEVGRIDILINNAGVGITGALEELPTEQLHNVFATNLYGAISVIQQVLPTMRAQHSGLIINIASIAGYMGLPFRGAYSASKGALLLITEALRMEVKPFGIEVTTISPGDYATDIASRRYHAPVIENSAYAQVYQEQLNLMNEHVNSGGNPAEMAAKILKVINTPHPKVHYKQGSFLQKISIALKRLLPSKRYEKMLMKHYHLNH, encoded by the coding sequence ATGAAAAAAATAGTACTTATTACAGGGGCTACATCGGGTATAGGCAAAGAAACAGCCTTGCTCCTTGTACAAAAAGGTTTTTTAGTATATGGCACAGCCCGAAATACCGACCATCATAACCTACCCTTCCGCCTTCTACCTATGGATGTGCGCAATGAGGCTTCAGTACAAGCTGCCGTACAGCAAATCATTGCTGAGGTTGGCCGTATTGATATCCTTATCAATAATGCAGGTGTAGGTATTACTGGCGCTCTTGAAGAACTTCCTACCGAGCAGCTGCATAACGTTTTTGCTACCAATCTTTATGGGGCTATTAGCGTGATACAGCAAGTGTTACCTACTATGAGGGCACAGCACAGCGGGCTGATTATTAACATTGCCTCTATTGCTGGTTATATGGGCTTGCCTTTTCGGGGTGCTTATTCTGCTAGCAAAGGCGCCTTGCTGCTTATAACCGAAGCCTTGCGTATGGAAGTAAAGCCTTTTGGTATTGAGGTTACTACCATTTCACCAGGTGATTACGCTACCGATATAGCTTCACGCCGTTATCACGCCCCCGTGATAGAGAATTCTGCTTATGCACAGGTATATCAGGAGCAACTCAACCTGATGAATGAGCATGTTAATAGCGGCGGTAATCCTGCCGAGATGGCTGCCAAAATACTTAAGGTTATTAATACCCCTCACCCCAAAGTACATTACAAGCAAGGTAGTTTCTTACAGAAAATATCAATAGCACTTAAGCGCCTTTTGCCCAGCAAGCGCTATGAAAAAATGCTTATGAAACACTACCATTTAAACCATTAA
- a CDS encoding DUF2262 domain-containing protein, with protein MTPEITQKFSDKFLPQEKEIIALIEIRTNGASYYNGAWVPSNDPLAYIDVETGELFYKNTRIEWLVEKDWKHFFQAQKAFRLKVRPIKPENASKVFQHTFMLVEIVEENVTEPRFEAILEEYNTEVTYEDDDFSLELNKIYGSFEGEMYYQEEEDGLSLNVHTDDIEKLKELLNLFRQTALANFKAWIEHLKTFAAEKLTDLANEWQKEEDANAPDITPQHFAQRISITELVLFADQRFCIYFDDDDIFWGHAITVYGNLNGELKEATIEG; from the coding sequence ATGACCCCAGAAATCACACAAAAATTCTCAGATAAGTTCCTCCCCCAAGAAAAGGAAATCATAGCCCTTATTGAAATACGTACTAATGGAGCAAGTTATTATAACGGAGCTTGGGTACCTTCTAACGACCCTTTAGCTTACATAGATGTAGAAACAGGAGAACTTTTTTATAAAAACACTCGCATAGAATGGCTCGTTGAAAAAGATTGGAAACATTTCTTTCAGGCACAAAAGGCATTCCGCCTAAAAGTACGCCCTATAAAACCCGAAAACGCTTCTAAAGTTTTCCAACACACATTTATGTTGGTCGAAATAGTAGAGGAGAATGTAACAGAACCTCGTTTTGAGGCTATTTTAGAAGAATATAATACCGAAGTAACCTATGAAGACGATGATTTTTCACTCGAGCTCAACAAAATATACGGCAGTTTCGAAGGAGAAATGTATTACCAAGAGGAAGAAGACGGGCTTTCACTAAATGTTCATACCGATGATATCGAAAAACTAAAAGAACTCCTAAACCTTTTTAGGCAAACAGCCCTTGCCAACTTCAAAGCGTGGATAGAACATCTCAAAACCTTTGCAGCCGAAAAACTTACTGATTTAGCCAACGAATGGCAAAAAGAAGAAGATGCCAATGCCCCCGATATTACACCACAACACTTTGCCCAGCGTATCAGTATAACAGAGTTAGTTCTCTTTGCCGACCAGCGTTTCTGTATCTATTTTGACGACGACGATATATTCTGGGGGCACGCCATTACCGTATATGGCAACCTCAACGGCGAGCTCAAAGAAGCTACTATCGAGGGGTAG